The following proteins come from a genomic window of Miscanthus floridulus cultivar M001 chromosome 2, ASM1932011v1, whole genome shotgun sequence:
- the LOC136538152 gene encoding transcription factor bHLH25-like yields MATQWFSNMVMDEPSFFHQWQSDALLEQYTEQQIAVAFGQGEVDYAVAAALSTMPLQQQQPAAAEQSHRPRKAAKVNTSWDSCITEQGSPADSSSLTMLSFGGHAAFAKPEPLPHQAPSAAAYYGAATAAAKAPKQEVVDAAAAAALPFQPQQERPAKRSYDDMAAVAEAATTRPASQNQDHILAERKRREKLSQRFIALSKIVPGLKKMDKASVLGDSIKYVKQLQDQVKGLEDEARRRPVEVAVLVKKSQLSADDDEGSSCDENFVGTDASGTLPEIEARVSDRTVLVRIHCENRKGVLIAALSEIERLGLSIMNTNVLPFTTSSLDITIMAMAGDDFCLSVKDIVKKLNQAFKSSF; encoded by the exons ATGGCAACACAGTGGTTCTCCAACATG GTGATGGACGAGCCGAGCTTCTTCCACCAGTGGCAGTCGGACGCGCTGCTGGAGCAGTACACGGAGCAGCAGATCGCGGTGGCGTTCGGCCAGGGGGAGGTGGACTACGCCGTGGCGGCGGCGCTGTCGACGATgccgctgcagcagcagcagcccgcgGCGGCCGAGCAGTCGCACCGCCCGCGCAAGGCGGCCAAGGTCAACACCAGCTGGGACTCGTGCATCACGGAGCAGGGCTCCCCCGCGGACTCCTCCTCGCTGACCATGCTCTCTTTCGGCGGCCACGCCGCGTTCGCCAAGCCGGAGCCGCTCCCGCACCAGGCGCCCAGCGCCGCTGCGTACTACGGCGCCGCGACGGCGGCCGCCAAGGCGCCGAAGCAGGAGGTggtggacgccgccgccgccgccgcgctgccgtTCCAGCCCCAGCAGGAGCGCCCGGCCAAGCGTTCCTACGACGACATGGCCGCGGTCGCCGAGGCCGCCACCACACGCCCGGCGTCGCAGAACCAGGACCACATCTTGGCCGAGCGGAAGCGCCGCGAGAAGCTCAGCCAGCGCTTCATCGCCCTCTCCAAGATCGTCCCTGGCCTCAAGAAG ATGGACAAGGCATCGGTGCTCGGCGACTCGATCAAGTACGTGAAGCAGCTGCAGGACCAGGTGAAGGGGCTGGAGGACGAGGCCCGGCGGAGGCCGGTCGAGGTGGCGGTGCTGGTCAAGAAGTCCCAGCTGTccgccgacgacgacgagggcTCCTCCTGCGACGAGAACTTCGTGGGCACCGACGCTTCCGGCACGCTGCCGGAGATCGAGGCCCGGGTGTCGGACCGCACGGTGCTGGTCAGGATCCACTGCGAGAACCGCAAGGGGGTGCTCATCGCCGCGCTCTCCGAGATCGAGCGCCTCGGCCTCTCCATCATGAACACCAATGTGCTCCCCTTCACCACCTCCTCCCTCGACATCACCATCATGGCCATG GCTGGTGACGACTTCTGCTTGTCTGTCAAGGATATTGTCAAGAAGCTAAATCAAGCGTTCAAATCATCCTTCTGA